One genomic segment of Catalinimonas alkaloidigena includes these proteins:
- a CDS encoding DUF4468 domain-containing protein, with protein sequence MILRGYSQPLDYSYTSEGKLVFSEVITVEEAEKNDLFALAVESFSKENKVRKDKENKTIRVSRSYTFHEKGILSRTPYAEINYQLFLEFKDNRYRYQLKDFDFLPYARNRYGKYETVERKRKSLENVIQNDSDWKEQEEAFLSMLNSEIDLLKLTMQGNLPKKADDSVSQVIELKEEW encoded by the coding sequence TTGATTTTAAGGGGCTATTCTCAACCTCTTGACTACTCTTATACTTCAGAGGGTAAGTTAGTCTTCTCGGAGGTAATCACTGTGGAAGAAGCTGAAAAAAATGACTTATTCGCATTGGCTGTTGAAAGCTTCTCTAAGGAAAACAAGGTCAGAAAGGATAAGGAAAACAAAACAATCAGGGTATCAAGAAGCTATACCTTTCATGAAAAGGGAATCTTATCCCGGACACCTTATGCTGAAATTAATTACCAGCTTTTTCTTGAGTTTAAAGACAATCGCTACAGATATCAGCTGAAGGATTTTGACTTTCTACCTTATGCACGAAACCGTTATGGAAAGTATGAGACTGTGGAAAGAAAAAGAAAATCTCTGGAAAATGTAATACAGAACGATAGTGACTGGAAAGAACAGGAAGAAGCGTTTCTCAGCATGCTTAATTCAGAAATAGACCTGTTGAAACTTACTATGCAGGGAAATCTTCCAAAAAAA
- a CDS encoding outer membrane beta-barrel protein, with translation MKIKTKLFTLSMIFLTSVLYAQEVEKNPLQISGSVDTYYKYDFSGFESEAGASNISTSFADQQNSLSIGMIDIVLSQELGKASFVGEVAFGPRNAGSAGPSGNSGVMEPHIQNLYVSYMLTPELAITAGYMGTFVGYEVISPTGNFNYSTSYLFTNGPFQNAGVKLDYTFSDRVSLMVGIFNDWNLYNDSNGMSDFGAQLYLVPVNGWDVYINMITGSPSGTELDLTTGYQITDDFYLGLNAADYSAPDDDGGFSGAALYAQYALTDNFSLGFRGESFSTKDYDDEVGSTVEGSTVNAFTISGNLTAGPLTFIPEVRFDNGENEVFVNNDLMPTKTASQLLFALVYAF, from the coding sequence ATGAAAATCAAAACCAAACTATTTACGCTATCTATGATATTTCTGACTTCTGTGTTGTATGCTCAGGAAGTAGAAAAAAATCCACTTCAAATATCAGGATCTGTAGATACTTATTATAAATACGATTTTTCGGGTTTTGAATCTGAAGCTGGAGCCTCTAATATTTCTACAAGCTTTGCAGACCAACAAAACTCTCTTTCTATTGGCATGATCGATATCGTTCTTTCTCAGGAACTGGGAAAAGCGAGTTTTGTAGGTGAAGTTGCTTTTGGACCACGTAATGCCGGCTCAGCGGGGCCTTCCGGAAATTCAGGAGTTATGGAGCCCCATATCCAGAACCTTTACGTATCCTACATGCTAACTCCCGAACTGGCAATAACCGCTGGTTATATGGGTACGTTTGTAGGTTATGAGGTTATTTCTCCTACCGGTAACTTTAACTATTCCACTTCTTATCTTTTTACAAATGGACCCTTCCAGAATGCAGGAGTAAAGCTTGATTATACATTCTCTGACCGCGTTTCATTGATGGTTGGCATATTTAACGACTGGAACCTATATAATGACAGTAATGGTATGTCTGATTTTGGAGCGCAGCTTTATTTGGTACCGGTAAATGGATGGGATGTATACATCAACATGATCACGGGCTCCCCTTCTGGTACTGAACTAGACCTTACGACCGGCTATCAAATCACTGATGATTTCTATTTGGGACTCAACGCTGCCGACTATTCAGCTCCTGATGATGATGGAGGTTTTTCTGGTGCAGCCCTTTATGCCCAATATGCCCTTACTGACAATTTCTCACTTGGGTTTAGAGGAGAATCATTCAGCACCAAAGACTATGATGATGAAGTAGGTTCAACAGTTGAAGGCTCAACTGTAAACGCATTCACCATATCAGGTAACTTAACAGCCGGCCCATTGACCTTTATTCCTGAAGTAAGATTTGACAATGGTGAAAATGAAGTATTTGTGAATAATGACCTGATGCCAACTAAAACCGCATCACAATTACTATTTGCCCTAGTATATGCATTTTGA